Proteins encoded together in one Flavobacterium keumense window:
- a CDS encoding glycosyltransferase family 4 protein produces MHMNLAIDATRNKSGGAIVHIINILKYFNPEKHSINEIHLWSYEKLLNQIPDYPWLVKHCPNSLKKSIVNQLSWQYFSLPKELKKNNCTLLFSVDAGSVCRFRPYITMSRDMLSFEKKEFNRYSFSFSWLRLYLLKYVQLSSFKNSIATIFLTHYAKNKISQYHKINYDNIVINHGISDEFRINKINKLNLIKEEEIILTYVSNADLYKHNWNIIEAVHRIRKEHSLNVKLQLIGSEEGNAKALLKIDEVINKFDLKKKFIYRTSKVNHPQLVTYLENTDIFVFASTCENMPNTLIEGMSTSLPVVCSNYGPMPEIIQDAAIFFDPENVSSIKNALYEMIVNDDLRLKLAHKSNLLSKQFSWERCSNETFEFISNTMKKIEE; encoded by the coding sequence ATGCATATGAATTTAGCTATTGACGCAACTAGAAATAAATCGGGAGGAGCGATAGTGCATATTATTAATATATTAAAATATTTTAATCCAGAAAAGCATTCAATCAATGAAATTCATTTGTGGTCATATGAAAAGTTGTTAAATCAGATACCAGATTACCCTTGGCTTGTTAAGCACTGTCCTAATTCATTAAAAAAAAGTATAGTTAATCAATTGTCTTGGCAATATTTCTCTTTACCTAAAGAACTAAAAAAAAATAACTGTACACTTTTATTCAGTGTTGATGCAGGGAGCGTTTGTAGGTTTAGGCCATACATAACAATGAGTCGTGACATGTTGTCATTTGAAAAAAAAGAATTTAATAGATATTCTTTTTCTTTTTCATGGTTAAGATTGTATTTATTAAAATATGTGCAATTATCTTCATTTAAAAATTCTATAGCAACAATTTTTTTGACCCATTATGCTAAAAATAAAATTTCACAATACCATAAAATAAACTACGACAATATTGTTATCAATCATGGAATATCCGATGAGTTTAGAATTAATAAAATAAATAAATTAAATTTAATTAAAGAAGAAGAAATAATACTAACTTATGTATCAAATGCTGATTTGTATAAACATAATTGGAATATAATTGAAGCGGTACATCGTATTAGAAAAGAGCATAGTTTAAATGTAAAATTACAATTAATAGGTTCAGAAGAAGGTAATGCAAAGGCATTACTTAAAATAGATGAGGTCATAAATAAATTTGATTTAAAGAAAAAGTTTATTTACAGAACATCAAAAGTTAATCATCCCCAATTAGTAACTTACCTTGAAAATACAGACATATTTGTATTCGCATCAACCTGTGAGAATATGCCCAACACTTTAATTGAAGGAATGTCAACTTCATTGCCTGTAGTCTGTTCAAACTATGGGCCAATGCCTGAGATAATTCAAGATGCTGCCATTTTTTTTGATCCAGAGAATGTAAGTTCAATAAAAAATGCCTTGTACGAAATGATTGTGAATGATGACTTAAGACTTAAATTAGCACATAAATCAAATTTATTGTCCAAACAGTTTTCTTGGGAAAGATGTTCTAATGAAACTTTTGAATTTATTAGTAATACAATGAAAAAAATAGAAGAATGA
- a CDS encoding nucleotide sugar dehydrogenase: protein MKKIAVIGLGYVGLPLARLFATKYKVVGFDINQTRIKELREGHDGTLEVEDEILQAVLLKSNQNEGNGLFCSYDLSDIQECNYYIVTVPTPVDKNNRPDLTPLYKASETVGKVLKKGDVVIYESTVYPGATEEECIPVLEKVSGLKFNVDFFAGYSPERINPGDKEHTVEKILKVTSGSTLEIGKQVDDLYKSVITAGTHLAPSIKVAEAAKVIENSQRDINIAFVNELAKIFNLMNIDTHAVLEAAGTKWNFLPFKPGLVGGHCIGVDPYYLAQKAQELGYHPEIILAGRRLNDSMGEYVASQVVKLMIKKGITVNGASLLMLGITFKENCPDVRNTKIVDVVKALDDYGIKVTIYDPVANPNEVKHEYGLCTTSILPSEKFDAVVLGVAHKKFLDMDLSLKQKDNSILYDVKSIITNKVDGSL, encoded by the coding sequence ATGAAAAAAATAGCAGTTATTGGCCTAGGCTATGTAGGATTACCTCTCGCCCGATTATTTGCCACAAAATACAAAGTAGTTGGTTTTGATATTAATCAAACTCGAATTAAAGAACTTCGTGAAGGACATGATGGAACTTTAGAAGTTGAAGATGAAATACTTCAAGCCGTCTTATTAAAAAGTAATCAAAATGAAGGTAATGGACTTTTCTGTTCCTATGATTTGTCGGATATACAAGAATGTAATTATTACATTGTTACAGTTCCCACGCCAGTGGATAAAAATAATCGACCGGACTTAACACCACTTTACAAAGCTAGTGAAACAGTTGGTAAAGTTTTGAAAAAAGGAGATGTCGTTATTTATGAGTCAACAGTATATCCCGGAGCAACCGAGGAAGAATGTATTCCCGTATTAGAAAAAGTTTCTGGATTAAAATTCAATGTTGATTTTTTTGCGGGCTATTCACCTGAACGAATTAATCCTGGAGATAAAGAGCATACGGTAGAAAAAATATTAAAAGTTACTTCAGGTTCTACTCTAGAAATTGGGAAACAAGTAGATGATTTATATAAAAGTGTAATTACTGCTGGAACGCATTTGGCTCCGAGTATTAAAGTAGCTGAGGCTGCCAAAGTGATTGAGAACTCTCAAAGAGACATCAATATTGCTTTTGTCAATGAGTTGGCTAAAATTTTTAATTTAATGAATATTGATACGCATGCTGTTTTAGAAGCCGCTGGAACTAAATGGAATTTTTTACCATTTAAACCAGGTTTAGTAGGAGGGCATTGCATAGGTGTAGATCCGTATTATTTAGCCCAGAAAGCACAAGAATTAGGGTATCATCCAGAGATAATACTAGCAGGACGCCGTTTGAATGACAGTATGGGAGAATATGTCGCTTCACAAGTGGTCAAATTGATGATCAAAAAAGGAATTACTGTTAATGGAGCTTCTTTACTAATGTTAGGGATTACTTTTAAAGAGAATTGTCCAGATGTACGAAATACAAAAATTGTGGATGTGGTAAAGGCTTTAGATGATTATGGAATTAAAGTAACCATTTACGACCCTGTGGCAAATCCAAATGAAGTGAAGCATGAATATGGTTTATGTACAACTTCTATTTTACCTAGTGAGAAATTTGACGCTGTTGTTTTAGGTGTAGCTCATAAAAAGTTTTTAGACATGGATTTATCTTTGAAACAAAAGGATAATTCAATATTGTACGATGTTAAAAGTATTATTACAAATAAAGTTGATGGATCTCTTTAA
- a CDS encoding AglZ/HisF2 family acetamidino modification protein yields the protein MLRPRIIPSLLLHDKGLVKTVNFKTPKYVGDPINAVRIFNEKEVDELAFFDIDATTLNKEPDYVLIEKLANQSRMPLCYGGGVKTVEQAQKIFGLGIEKIALSSAVIQNPQLVTQIADRVGSQSVIVVLDVKKKLFGGYEVYTHNGKKATGINPIKFVQELEQLGAGEIIINAIDQDGVMKGYDINLIDKIAEVISIPLTVLGGAGSMRDVEKVIEKHGVIGVAAGSLFVFKGPYKAVLINYPTQKEKNTVFKIHLK from the coding sequence ATGCTTCGTCCTAGAATCATCCCAAGTTTATTACTTCACGACAAGGGCTTAGTAAAGACAGTGAACTTTAAAACTCCCAAATATGTAGGAGATCCTATAAATGCGGTGCGCATATTTAATGAAAAAGAAGTTGATGAATTGGCTTTTTTTGACATAGATGCTACTACATTGAATAAAGAGCCAGATTATGTATTGATTGAAAAATTAGCTAACCAATCGCGTATGCCATTGTGTTATGGGGGGGGAGTGAAGACGGTGGAGCAAGCCCAAAAGATATTTGGCTTAGGAATTGAAAAAATTGCATTAAGTAGTGCTGTAATTCAAAATCCCCAATTAGTTACTCAAATTGCAGATCGGGTAGGGTCTCAAAGTGTAATAGTAGTACTTGATGTTAAAAAGAAACTCTTCGGGGGTTATGAAGTATATACCCATAATGGTAAAAAAGCTACCGGTATTAATCCAATTAAATTTGTCCAAGAATTAGAGCAGTTAGGTGCTGGAGAAATTATTATAAATGCGATTGATCAAGATGGGGTAATGAAAGGCTATGATATTAACTTAATTGATAAAATTGCCGAGGTCATTTCAATCCCTTTAACCGTTTTAGGCGGCGCTGGTTCAATGCGAGATGTTGAAAAAGTAATTGAAAAACATGGTGTAATTGGAGTTGCCGCAGGGAGTTTGTTTGTTTTTAAGGGACCTTATAAAGCAGTATTAATCAATTATCCAACACAAAAAGAAAAGAATACAGTATTTAAAATTCATTTAAAATGA
- a CDS encoding polysaccharide biosynthesis protein, protein MKIENKTLLITGGTGSFGHAVLNRFLHTNHFSEIRIFSRDEKKQDDMRNQLKSDKLKFYIGDVRDYNSVERAMRGVDYVFHAAALKQVPSCEFFPLEATRTNVFGTQNVIDAAGANKVKKVICLSTDKAAYPINAMGISKALMEKVAVAASRNLTDTTVCLTRYGNVMASRGSVIPLFLKQIKEGNPITITDPKMTRFLMSLDEAVELVLFAFENGNPGDLFVNKAPAGTIGDLAQALKELCQADTEVKIIGTRHGEKLYETLCTREEMVKAEDMGEFYRIPADNRDLNYAQYFSEGEQDVSLIEDYHSHNTVQQDVEGMKKLLSKLPLIRKEIFGEEVTQMPG, encoded by the coding sequence ATGAAGATAGAAAACAAGACATTACTTATTACAGGAGGGACCGGTTCTTTCGGCCATGCAGTTTTAAATCGGTTTTTACACACCAACCATTTCAGCGAAATCAGAATTTTTTCTCGAGACGAGAAAAAGCAAGATGATATGCGCAACCAATTAAAAAGTGATAAGCTTAAATTTTACATTGGTGATGTTCGTGATTATAATAGTGTAGAGCGTGCCATGCGAGGTGTTGATTATGTATTCCATGCTGCCGCTTTAAAACAAGTGCCGTCTTGTGAATTTTTCCCATTAGAAGCTACCAGAACGAATGTTTTTGGAACACAAAACGTGATTGATGCTGCTGGAGCGAATAAAGTTAAAAAAGTAATTTGTCTGAGTACAGACAAAGCAGCATACCCGATTAATGCTATGGGAATTTCTAAAGCCCTAATGGAAAAAGTGGCGGTAGCTGCCTCAAGAAATTTGACTGATACTACAGTTTGTCTAACTCGTTATGGTAATGTGATGGCTTCTCGAGGTTCAGTAATTCCATTGTTTTTAAAACAAATCAAAGAAGGAAATCCAATTACCATCACCGACCCCAAAATGACCCGCTTTTTAATGTCCTTAGATGAAGCGGTGGAGTTGGTTTTGTTTGCCTTTGAAAACGGTAATCCAGGCGATTTATTCGTTAATAAAGCTCCTGCAGGAACAATTGGCGATTTGGCACAAGCGTTGAAAGAATTGTGTCAAGCAGATACAGAAGTTAAAATTATTGGAACGCGACACGGTGAAAAATTATACGAAACTTTGTGTACACGAGAGGAAATGGTGAAAGCCGAAGATATGGGTGAATTTTATCGAATTCCAGCTGATAATAGGGATCTCAATTACGCACAATATTTTTCAGAAGGAGAGCAAGATGTTTCCCTAATTGAGGATTATCATTCCCATAATACGGTACAGCAGGATGTAGAAGGAATGAAGAAATTGTTATCTAAGTTGCCCTTAATTCGAAAAGAAATTTTTGGTGAAGAGGTAACGCAAATGCCAGGATAA
- a CDS encoding Wzz/FepE/Etk N-terminal domain-containing protein, with translation MMNKEQRMLKNEPSTNNYQPTTTMENDEITLKELLEKAKEWYSYLVSQWKFIVLAGVVGAALGLGYSFMKKPVYTATLSFALEDEKSAGGISGALGLASSLGFDLGGSGGGAFSGANLTELFKSRSMVEQTLMQPVFDGKDTISLAELYIRTQEWREKWQEKPKLKAIQFPPLTKQKYFTREHDSIMGKMYEDLSKTSLTVAQKDKKISIISIDVKSENEAFAKAFSETLAKQVSDFYVDTKSKKARMNMAILQKQTDSIRAELNGAITGVAVANDNTFMLNPALNVNRTPSAKRQVDVQANTAILTELVKQTELAKVTLRKETPLIQVIDRPILPLPKEQFGKAKGIVLGGLLAGFLVTLGLILKRILNSL, from the coding sequence ATGATGAACAAGGAACAACGAATGTTGAAAAACGAACCATCAACCAACAACTATCAACCAACAACTACAATGGAGAACGACGAAATCACCCTTAAAGAACTACTCGAGAAAGCCAAAGAATGGTATTCGTACTTGGTATCACAATGGAAGTTCATTGTGTTAGCGGGTGTAGTAGGAGCGGCTTTAGGGCTTGGCTATTCTTTTATGAAAAAACCGGTATATACTGCCACCTTATCTTTTGCCTTAGAAGATGAGAAATCAGCAGGAGGAATTAGTGGCGCTCTAGGCTTAGCGAGTTCCTTGGGGTTTGATTTAGGAGGTAGTGGTGGTGGCGCCTTCTCAGGGGCTAATTTGACCGAATTATTCAAATCTCGCTCTATGGTGGAGCAAACTTTGATGCAACCGGTATTCGATGGGAAGGATACGATTTCTTTGGCTGAACTATACATTCGTACTCAGGAATGGAGAGAAAAATGGCAAGAAAAACCAAAATTAAAAGCCATACAATTTCCTCCTTTGACCAAGCAAAAGTACTTTACCCGTGAACACGATAGTATTATGGGCAAGATGTATGAAGATTTGTCTAAGACGAGTTTGACGGTTGCCCAAAAAGACAAAAAAATATCGATTATCAGTATTGATGTCAAATCAGAGAATGAGGCCTTTGCTAAAGCGTTCTCAGAAACTTTAGCGAAACAGGTATCGGACTTTTACGTGGATACGAAGAGTAAAAAAGCCCGAATGAATATGGCTATTTTACAAAAGCAAACGGATTCCATTCGTGCTGAATTGAATGGTGCCATCACTGGAGTGGCGGTAGCTAATGATAATACCTTTATGCTAAACCCTGCCTTGAACGTGAATCGTACGCCTTCGGCAAAACGACAAGTAGACGTACAAGCCAATACGGCTATTTTAACCGAATTAGTGAAACAAACGGAACTGGCTAAAGTTACCCTGCGCAAAGAAACCCCATTGATTCAAGTGATTGATCGTCCCATTTTGCCTCTGCCCAAAGAACAATTTGGAAAAGCCAAAGGGATTGTATTGGGTGGACTATTAGCGGGATTTTTGGTGACCTTGGGTCTAATTTTAAAAAGAATATTAAATAGTTTATAA
- a CDS encoding N-acetyl sugar amidotransferase, with protein sequence MKSNKPYQICTKTIMDTSDPNIVFNERGESDYYTNYIETIVPNWHTDENGYKELMRTAEKIKADGKKRDFDCIIGLSGGLDSSYVAYVAKEIMGLRPLLFHVDAGWNTDRAVGNIEKLCNGLGLNLYTEVINWEEMKDLQVAFLKSQIADQDLPQDYAFFSGLYKFARKNKIKYVLTGGNFSTECCREPEEWGGFPGIDTLLVKDIHSKFGKRPLKTFPLVDILSYKLYYRYVLGMQVFKPLNLIPYIKKDAEQLLQSKFCWEPFQHKHHESRFTRFYEDFWLPRKFGFEKRRAHFSSLILTGQMTREEALERIAKPELSEEFLQREFDYVADKLELTRQELLAIFDGENKTFNDYKTKIKLLNFGANVMQKIGLEKRLFR encoded by the coding sequence ATGAAAAGCAATAAACCTTATCAAATCTGCACTAAAACTATAATGGACACTTCTGATCCTAATATAGTTTTTAATGAAAGGGGAGAGAGCGATTATTATACTAATTATATTGAGACTATTGTACCCAATTGGCATACGGATGAAAATGGGTATAAAGAACTAATGCGTACTGCAGAAAAAATAAAAGCTGATGGTAAAAAAAGAGATTTTGATTGTATTATTGGTTTAAGTGGAGGATTGGATAGCTCTTATGTGGCTTATGTGGCTAAAGAGATTATGGGTTTACGTCCTTTATTATTTCATGTGGATGCAGGCTGGAATACTGATAGAGCTGTGGGTAATATTGAAAAATTGTGCAACGGGTTAGGCTTGAATTTGTATACTGAAGTAATCAATTGGGAAGAAATGAAGGATTTGCAAGTCGCCTTTTTGAAATCTCAAATTGCGGATCAAGATTTGCCTCAAGATTATGCTTTTTTTTCAGGCTTGTACAAATTTGCTAGAAAAAATAAGATAAAATATGTACTTACAGGCGGGAATTTCTCAACAGAATGTTGTCGTGAACCTGAAGAATGGGGTGGATTTCCTGGAATTGATACCTTATTGGTAAAAGATATTCATTCAAAGTTTGGTAAACGACCATTAAAGACTTTTCCATTGGTTGATATATTATCCTATAAATTATATTACAGGTATGTTTTAGGAATGCAGGTTTTTAAACCATTGAATTTAATTCCTTATATTAAAAAAGACGCAGAACAATTATTACAAAGTAAATTTTGCTGGGAACCTTTTCAACACAAACATCATGAATCGCGTTTTACTCGTTTCTATGAAGATTTTTGGTTGCCCAGAAAGTTTGGTTTTGAAAAACGAAGAGCCCATTTTTCCAGTCTGATTTTAACAGGTCAGATGACAAGGGAGGAAGCATTAGAACGTATTGCTAAACCGGAACTCTCAGAAGAATTTTTGCAAAGAGAGTTTGATTATGTAGCGGATAAATTAGAATTAACTCGACAAGAATTGCTGGCTATTTTTGATGGAGAAAACAAAACATTTAACGATTATAAAACAAAGATAAAATTACTAAATTTTGGGGCTAATGTTATGCAGAAAATAGGATTAGAAAAAAGATTGTTTAGATGA
- a CDS encoding glycosyltransferase family 4 protein, translating into MKKDNNTLRCALIFLGPFPVGNVSSLRIMSYCKALAKEGAFVKVLLLAPTAEAAVNEFKSGNVEGVEYQYMTNITWKKKDTPTYVKFFYYVKGVLISFKYLRQDKINCLLSYHNELFSNIFFRIFTKIIGIPFIIDKTEYPNGYFKMSTFRKRIENFKLKMFDGFIVITNELERFYLQITNYEKSKFFLLPMTIDPQRYIGFEKDKDSKRYIAVVFGTHNRDGLFESVLAYHKYCKLKGEFYLDLILIGDFLGLCNSFPECNQILNYIKDHNLENNIEFKGLVSINEVPKILLNAKCLLTTPLEYVSGGFPTKLGEYLLSGVPVVATSAGEIEYYMTHNKNIFLSNVGDLESIAKNILFIDLNENEAKIIGESGKKIALTVFNAETYSEKFIEFLNSFSNSN; encoded by the coding sequence ATGAAAAAAGATAATAATACACTCAGATGTGCATTAATTTTTTTAGGCCCCTTTCCTGTAGGTAATGTCTCCTCATTAAGAATTATGTCATATTGTAAAGCTTTAGCAAAGGAAGGAGCTTTTGTAAAAGTTTTATTATTAGCACCTACAGCCGAAGCAGCTGTAAATGAATTTAAATCAGGTAATGTAGAGGGAGTTGAATATCAATACATGACCAATATAACATGGAAAAAGAAGGATACTCCTACGTATGTTAAATTCTTTTATTATGTAAAGGGGGTTCTCATTTCTTTTAAGTATTTACGCCAAGATAAGATAAATTGTTTACTATCATATCATAATGAATTATTTTCAAATATTTTTTTTAGAATTTTCACTAAAATAATTGGGATTCCTTTTATTATAGATAAAACGGAATATCCAAATGGATATTTTAAAATGTCTACATTTAGAAAACGAATAGAAAATTTTAAACTTAAAATGTTTGATGGATTTATAGTAATTACTAATGAGTTAGAAAGATTTTATTTGCAAATTACTAATTATGAAAAATCAAAATTTTTTTTACTTCCAATGACAATAGACCCTCAAAGATATATAGGTTTTGAGAAGGACAAGGATAGTAAGAGATACATAGCTGTTGTATTTGGTACTCATAATAGAGATGGTTTATTTGAAAGTGTACTAGCTTATCATAAATATTGTAAACTAAAAGGGGAATTTTACTTAGATTTAATACTTATTGGAGATTTTTTAGGATTATGTAATAGTTTTCCGGAGTGTAATCAAATATTGAATTATATCAAGGATCATAATCTAGAAAATAATATTGAGTTTAAAGGGTTAGTATCTATAAATGAAGTTCCAAAAATATTGTTGAATGCTAAATGTCTATTAACTACTCCGCTAGAGTATGTTTCTGGTGGTTTTCCAACAAAACTTGGAGAATATTTATTATCAGGTGTTCCTGTTGTAGCAACTTCTGCAGGTGAAATTGAATATTATATGACTCATAATAAAAACATTTTTTTGTCTAATGTTGGTGATTTAGAAAGTATAGCAAAAAATATATTATTTATTGATCTTAATGAAAATGAAGCTAAAATTATTGGTGAATCGGGAAAAAAAATTGCACTTACAGTTTTTAATGCTGAAACATATTCCGAAAAATTCATAGAATTTTTAAATAGTTTTTCTAATTCCAATTAA
- a CDS encoding oligosaccharide flippase family protein — protein sequence MSKFIIDYLNDKKQKQTLILLITSILVMILVLGINYFITRILEKNSFGNYSLVLNIFNFSQIVFNFGLFYSISRGIAIVDDNSRHRELYGAGLIISFCLFIIMILCLIVFFLIFDKSTTQEVINSLLFCIPFSWIFLLNNFNELLLQGGNRILLLSFSRFMPKFFFLILLIVIYSFTSHKISTNTILCCFIVSSIIPYFIIIHKLKPKLTNFKKRIQEIKVANNKFGFNVYVGSLFAVGSSSLSGVLIGYFGINNIEVGYYAIALQLSAPLSLIPNVIATTSFKKFANSQKIDKTTLTRMYVISFTLVILIFIIAKPIILMIYGDEYIECVYLLYYLSIGSLLYGIADFFNRFLLAKGKGKELRNSSFIVGGVLIISNFILINISGAKGAALATIISGLTYFFIIVFYYKKVSNFD from the coding sequence ATGTCAAAATTTATAATAGACTATCTAAATGATAAAAAACAGAAACAAACATTAATATTACTAATTACTTCAATTTTAGTAATGATATTAGTTTTAGGAATTAATTATTTCATTACAAGAATTCTAGAAAAAAATTCTTTTGGCAATTATTCATTAGTATTAAATATATTTAACTTTTCTCAAATAGTTTTTAATTTCGGTTTATTTTATTCGATAAGTAGGGGAATTGCTATAGTTGATGATAATTCAAGGCATAGAGAATTGTATGGTGCGGGTTTGATTATATCTTTTTGTTTGTTTATTATAATGATTCTTTGTTTGATAGTTTTTTTTCTAATCTTTGATAAATCAACAACACAAGAAGTTATAAACTCCTTGTTATTTTGCATTCCATTTAGTTGGATTTTTTTGTTAAATAATTTTAATGAACTCTTGTTACAGGGCGGGAATCGAATTTTACTTTTATCTTTTTCTCGATTTATGCCTAAGTTTTTTTTTCTTATTTTGTTAATAGTTATATATTCATTTACTTCTCATAAAATATCAACTAATACAATATTATGTTGTTTTATAGTTTCATCAATTATTCCTTATTTTATTATAATACATAAATTAAAACCAAAGTTAACTAATTTTAAGAAGAGAATCCAAGAAATAAAAGTAGCAAATAATAAATTTGGTTTTAATGTATATGTAGGTTCATTGTTTGCTGTTGGATCTAGTAGTCTTTCAGGTGTTTTAATTGGATATTTTGGTATTAATAATATTGAAGTAGGTTACTATGCTATTGCTTTACAGCTTTCTGCACCACTTTCTTTAATACCTAATGTTATAGCAACAACATCTTTTAAGAAATTTGCAAATTCGCAGAAAATTGATAAAACAACATTAACTAGAATGTATGTTATAAGTTTTACATTAGTCATTTTAATATTTATAATAGCCAAACCAATTATTTTAATGATTTATGGAGACGAGTATATAGAATGTGTTTATTTATTATATTATTTATCTATTGGATCTTTACTGTATGGGATTGCGGATTTTTTTAATAGATTTTTATTGGCAAAAGGTAAAGGAAAAGAATTAAGAAATTCCTCTTTTATTGTAGGAGGAGTTCTAATTATATCTAATTTTATATTGATAAACATTTCAGGTGCTAAAGGAGCCGCATTAGCTACCATAATTTCTGGTTTAACATACTTTTTTATAATTGTATTTTATTATAAAAAAGTTTCAAATTTTGATTGA
- the hisH gene encoding imidazole glycerol phosphate synthase subunit HisH codes for MITLIDYGVGNIFAFQNVYKRLDIPTKIAKTAADLEDAQKLILPGVGAFDYAMEQLNSSGMRHKLDELVLEKKIPIIGICVGMQMMGNRSDEGTSEGLKWIDADILKFDESLIQQRTKLPHMGWNDVSPITGHPLFEGLEQDAIFYFLHSYFFKCNNAEDSIAISDYGIPFTSAVNADNMYGIQFHPEKSHQYGEKLLHNFAKL; via the coding sequence ATGATTACATTAATAGATTACGGAGTAGGAAATATCTTTGCTTTTCAAAATGTGTATAAACGATTGGACATTCCAACAAAAATTGCTAAAACAGCTGCTGATTTAGAAGATGCTCAAAAGTTAATTTTACCAGGAGTAGGTGCTTTTGATTATGCCATGGAGCAATTAAATAGTTCAGGGATGCGTCACAAATTAGATGAGTTGGTATTGGAAAAGAAAATCCCAATAATTGGGATTTGTGTGGGGATGCAGATGATGGGTAATAGAAGTGATGAAGGTACCTCTGAAGGTTTAAAATGGATCGATGCAGATATTCTAAAATTTGATGAGAGTCTAATTCAACAACGTACCAAGTTACCCCATATGGGTTGGAATGATGTGAGTCCAATTACAGGACATCCTTTATTTGAAGGATTAGAACAAGATGCTATTTTCTATTTTTTACATTCCTATTTTTTTAAATGCAATAATGCTGAGGATAGTATTGCTATTTCTGATTATGGAATTCCATTTACTTCAGCAGTAAATGCTGATAATATGTATGGTATACAATTTCATCCAGAGAAAAGCCACCAATACGGAGAAAAATTATTACATAACTTTGCAAAATTATAA
- a CDS encoding SDR family oxidoreductase, translating into MKILITGGAGFIGSNLCDYFIEKEYQVVCLDNFATGHLHNLDQVINHSNFTLIEGDIRKIEDCQKAVQGVDYVLHQAALGSVPRSIKDPITTNEVNVSGFLNMLTAARDAKVKRFIYAASSSTYGDSQGLPKVEDVIGKPLSPYAITKYVNELYAEIFSKTYGIETIGLRYFNVFGRKQDPNGAYAAVIPLFVKQLMNYESPVINGDGNYSRDFTYIDNVIQMNELAITTQNPEAINTVYNTAYGDRTTLTQLVKLLKDNLALFDPKIAEVEVLHGPNRAGDIPHSLASIDKAKNNLGYHPQYSIEQGIQEAVSWYFHNLK; encoded by the coding sequence ATGAAAATACTAATAACAGGTGGGGCTGGATTTATTGGCTCTAATCTTTGCGACTATTTTATTGAAAAAGAATATCAGGTAGTTTGTCTAGATAATTTTGCAACAGGACATTTGCACAATCTAGATCAAGTAATCAATCATTCTAATTTTACTTTAATTGAAGGCGATATTAGGAAAATCGAAGATTGCCAAAAAGCAGTGCAAGGAGTTGATTATGTTTTGCATCAAGCAGCCTTAGGGTCTGTTCCTCGATCTATTAAGGATCCCATTACAACTAATGAAGTGAATGTTTCTGGTTTTTTGAATATGTTGACTGCAGCTCGAGATGCTAAAGTGAAACGTTTTATATATGCAGCTAGTTCCTCAACTTATGGAGACTCTCAAGGTTTGCCCAAAGTCGAAGATGTTATTGGGAAACCACTTTCTCCTTACGCCATTACTAAATATGTCAACGAACTATATGCCGAAATATTTAGTAAAACTTATGGTATTGAGACAATAGGTTTACGTTATTTTAATGTTTTTGGAAGAAAGCAAGATCCAAATGGTGCTTATGCAGCGGTGATACCTTTGTTTGTAAAGCAATTAATGAACTATGAAAGCCCTGTAATTAACGGAGATGGTAATTACTCAAGGGATTTTACTTACATTGATAATGTGATTCAAATGAATGAATTAGCAATTACTACCCAAAATCCTGAAGCTATCAATACAGTATATAATACGGCTTACGGAGACAGAACAACGCTTACACAATTAGTAAAATTATTGAAAGATAATTTAGCCCTTTTTGATCCTAAAATTGCTGAGGTAGAAGTACTACACGGACCAAATAGAGCTGGAGATATACCTCATTCTTTAGCTAGTATTGACAAAGCAAAAAATAATTTAGGATACCATCCTCAATATTCTATTGAACAAGGTATTCAAGAAGCGGTTTCTTGGTACTTTCATAATTTAAAGTAA